acatgtaatatttcgacaacaattcaGAATGAGAGTCAATATTACATAACACCTCCCTGTTTAGACCAAAGTCTCATCCCCAGCATCTAGTTCGATTTTAGAAAGGGGGCAAAGCACCAAACGCCGACACGAAAGTAATAGTACTCAGCTTtgcgtgcgtgcgtacgtGTTAGCTCGCTCCTTGACCGACACGAAACTCACTGCCTTTTTTACTTGGCGAGGACGAGCTTCGGGCTTCAGTTCGCCCCCAATCCTCCAAGCAAGCAATGGCGTCCACGGCGTGGTGCATCATCGTGCAGGTCTCCGCCATCCTCCTCAACCTCACCGCCTTCGgcctcgccatcgccgccgagCATCGCCGCAGCAAGGTAATTAAGCCCGGACCCAGACCCGGCCCAGCAGCAAACCCAGTAGACCCGGCCCAGCAAGCCGTTGTAACCCACGGCGAAATGTTGCGTGCAGTGCAGGCCACGGTGACGCCGGACCCGGCCCAGGAGTACGGCTACTGCGTCTACGACTCGGACGTCGCCACCGGCTACGGCGtcgccgcgctgctcctcctcaccgCCGTGCAGGTCCTCGTCATGGTCGCCAGCCGCTGCTTCTGCTCGCGCGGCACCGCCCTCGTGCTCTTATTCTTCTCATCGTAAATTTCAATCTGTCACACTTTGGTTGATTAGTACTCCGTAATCTTTTTTACACTTTAGTTGACTCATGTTAAGTTTTTGAAGCAACTGTACCTCAGTTCTTTGCATAGTGTGGCCATTCTCACCACTTAAATTTCAACCAAGTCATTCAGTTGCAGTTCCCATAGCAATTCTCATAAACAAGATGCTTGCTTGCTTCCCATTTGCAGGTTGACGTTCCTCATTGCAGCAGCGTGCTTGCTGGCAGGATCAGTCCGTAACGCATATCACACCCGGGACAGGGGCATCATCAACGCCGACCCTCTGTCGTGCGAGACGTTGcgcaagggtgtgtttgctgCTGGTGCGGCTTTCACCTTCTTCACGGCCATCCTCACCGAGTTCTACTACATCAGCTACTCCACATCCCGGGATTAGGGGTGTGCGTGAAAAACTATACCTGAACTGAAACCGAATTAACCATTacttacccgcaaaaaaaatatttaaccATTACTAATTTCGGTGGCTAACTACAATTGACCAAATGAAATTCAATGAATTCGGTTATTATCCTCGGTTAACCGAATAAACCAAATTAATGAGAAATAGGCTAAAACCTATGTTGTTATGCAATTATATCTATTTTATTATATATGTTATCTAAAGTGTTTCTGAACTTTGAGGCAGCTTCGAGCCTGCAAAACCTTCGGTTATGTCAAGGTTTCTTTGTTTAAGACTTCGACTCATATATGTGTTGGAAATTCGGCTAAAATTCATGATTGGGTGTTGTCTATTTTCTTGTCGGTTCACGAGTTCGGTTATATCGGTTTTGAACCAAAATTTACGTTTAACCGAATTCTTGATTAGCTGAAAACCAACCATATTTCGGTTGGCATTTCTTGCTAACTGAATGACCAAAAAGCCCGAAAAATTCTCGGTTGAAACCAAATGGCCACCCCTGGCAGGGGATGTTGCTGGTGTCCCTCGCTACCTCGGATGATCAGTCGGTTCTTGTATTCATGATTTCGTTTTCACTTGAAACTTAGACCAAAATTCTAGAAGTCGGAACTTGGCATGAAATCAAGTGAAATTGGAAATGTCTGTACATAAATGTAAATATTACCAAGAACTGAAATTACCGAAATATCAGTAAATTTCCAGCGTACGGTGAACCCTGGTAAGATTAGGTTTGTAAGTTGTAAACAAGCCACATGAAGTGGCACGGCAAACTAAAAATGGGCAAGGATAATTTAGAAGAAACTTTAGCAGGCTAGCTTAATGacatgctactccctccatttcacaaaaaatggcGCCCACGCTTTtcgaggtcgaactttgaccaatgattagACCAATtatatgtagattatatgttacaaattttatatcgttggaatgtttttgaaatacgaatccaatgatataatttttgtaacacataagcctcaaatcattagtctaattgttggtcaaagcaaaatcttgaaatacgtgcgtgccattctttgtgaaatggagagagtagtacAATATGTTTCCTAAGTACAAAGTTCGCTGAGAACAGATGTCTGGAGTCTTTCCGTTGTCAAGACACATAATGTTCAGAGAACTTACCAGTTAATCTGACAACTCAACACAAGACGCTGGAAATCCACATAATGTAGGTAGTTTGGTCTTGGAAACTAACAGTGGGCAAGGATCTGGATGACTGcgtttcaaaattttaattcCAGGTTTCCCGCAAACTAGCACAATAAGCTTAATCCACAAAGCGCAGTACAGAACTATAGAATCAGCAAGAGCACTGTCCAAATTAAGAGATCCCCGGTATGTTTCAATTGCACGCCATGTGACATATAATGTCCAGAGAACTCAGTACTAAGTCTGTGACAGCTAAACACAATAGATGATTCTAATAAATGAATACTACATTTCCTTTCACTTCAGAAACGAGATCTCAGTGTCCAGATAATTAAAACATCAGAAACCAACCAAATATGATTGAATCAAACTCTGATGTCCAAGTACAGTGGCATCCACAGAGAGCAAGTATTTTCTCTACTGCTAGCAATACATGACAGATAACTGAAGCATCAGAAACCACCAAAAGATTAATGAATTCACAGTAAGTATGGTCTGATCTATTTTCTATACCAAATCAATCATAAGCAGAAAAACAACTAACAAGAATCGACGGATAACCAAATTCACAGTAAGTATGGTCTATCACAGAGCAGCATTTGCCAAAGCAAAGGCGGATAACCAAAGTGACAGTATGCAGCAAAACGAATGAATTAGTACCAAAGTCATGCTAAAACCCCAACCAGAATTGGAATGGACGGCCAGTGATGCATGCGCAAACACTTCTTCGCAGCGTGGGCGGTAGATGATGGAATGACGACGGCATGGACGGATGAGCTAGCGGCGAGGCGGGCAGAGCAGGCATGCGGTGCTGCCGTTGTTGAAGCAAGTGAAGCAGACACAGATATGCTCTGGCACATTGGGGTAGTAGCTCACCCAAGGCGCCAACCAGATCTTGCATGCCCAGCACCTGAACCCCAGCCCAAGTTTCAAGGTTTCCGGCACCGCCACTTCTGCGGGCTGAACGTCAGGGACCGGTGGCACCTGAGAAGAAGCCTGGTCAGCTTCGGGGAGCATCTGCGGAAGTGCGGGCGCCGAGACGACAGGCCGAGACGCTGAATAGAGGGCTCGAATCGCGGAAGGGAGGACTTCTCCTGGGCCGACAAAGATGACTGGTCGAGGTTTATGTCACGGCAGCAGTTCGGGCACGCAATGCCGGCCCTGAAGCAATACTCGCAGATGCAGTGGTGCATGGTACTCGGATCGGACAGCGTTCTCATCGGCATGGTTTTGCAAGCCAGGCACATGAGGGGCGC
This is a stretch of genomic DNA from Brachypodium distachyon strain Bd21 chromosome 1, Brachypodium_distachyon_v3.0, whole genome shotgun sequence. It encodes these proteins:
- the LOC100838877 gene encoding uncharacterized protein LOC100838877, giving the protein MASTAWCIIVQVSAILLNLTAFGLAIAAEHRRSKATVTPDPAQEYGYCVYDSDVATGYGVAALLLLTAVQVLVMVASRCFCSRGTALVLLFFSSLTFLIAAACLLAGSVRNAYHTRDRGIINADPLSCETLRKGVFAAGAAFTFFTAILTEFYYISYSTSRD